The DNA window AAGATTTTTTTAAGAAACACCATGAAGACCTAAAGGACTATTTTCAGTTGTACAGGCTGGATCCCTCTTATAGAATTTTCTTTCAGGACAGGATTATTGATGCTCCTGCTAAAATGGAAGAAACTTTAAAAATATTTGAAGAAGTAGAAAAAGGCTCATCAGTATTCCTTCAAAAATTCCTGGATGAAGCAAAATATAAGTATGAAGTCGGGATGAAGGAATTTGTCAGGAAACCAGCGCTTAGCATATTTGAGTATCTTGATAAAAGAATTCTAAGAAGTGTTTTGAAGTTACAAATGCTGAAATCTATTGAGCGAGTTATCAATAAAGGAGTCAAGAATCCGAATTTAAGGTCCTGGTTGTCTTTTCCGGTATTGTTTTTGGGCGCCAAACCTTCTGAAACACCTGCGCTCTACAGCTTAATGAATTATGCGGATTTAGTACTTGGAACCTGGTTTCCAAAGGGGGGAATGATAAAATTATTTGATGCTTTTTATCAATTGGCACTTAAGAAAGGGGTGGTCTTTCACTTTAATGCACCGGTTAGAAAAATTAATATTGAGAACAATAGAGTAAATTCCATTATACTGGACGACGATTCGAAAGAATTTGACTTCGTGGTAGCTGCTGCTGATTATCATCACGTGGAGCAATCACTTTTGGATAAACCCTACAGACAATATTCAGAAAGGTATTGGGAGAAAAGAGCAATGGCGCCCGGAAGTCTAATCTTTTATGTTGGGTTGAATATTAAAGCACCAAACCTACTGCACCACAGCTTGTTTTTCGATGCTGATTTTGAGACACATGCGGATGACATATACGTTCATAAAAAGTGGCCAGAAGATCCGTTGTTTTATGTTTGCACCAGTTCTAAAACAGATCCAGACGTAGCACCACCCGGTTGTGAAAATATTTTTATCCTGATGCCTATAGCAGCCGGAATTGAAGATTCACAGGAACTTCGTGAGCAATATTTTGAGATCATAATGTCCCGAATGGCGGAAAAATGCGGCTTAGATTTAAGACCCCATATAATTTACAAGAAATCTTATTGCACAGATAATTTCATAAGCGACTACAATAGTTTTAAAGGAAATGCCTATGGATTGTCAAATATTTTACGACAGACATCACTTTTAAAGCCGAGAATCAGACATAAAAAGGTAAAGAATCTATATTTTGCTGGTCAATTATCTCATCCGGGACCCGGCCTCCCACCATCCATGATTTCAGGTGAAATTGCAGCCCAACTTATACACGAAAAAATAAAGAACCAATGAATCAGAGAAAGCTCTATGACAAGGTTTGCATCCAAATGAGTGAACGGATGACAAAAGAGTACAGCACTTCTTTTTCTTTAGGGATCAGGATGTTTGAGAAATCATTTCGCCAGCCGATTTATGCAATTTATGGATTTGTGAGGCTGGCTGATGAGATAGTAGATACTTTTCATGAAGTGGATAAAGCCTACTACTTAAAACAAATAAGAGCTGAAACAAAATCTGCAATCGAAAACAAATTAAGTCTAAATCCTATATTGCATTCCTTTCAAGAGACGGTCCATAAGTATGGAATTAATATTTCTTATATAGATGCTTTTCTGGACAGTATGGAAATGGACCTGACTATGACTCGTTTCAATTTGGAGGAGTATAAAAAATACATATACGGTTCGGCTGAAGTAGTGGGATTAATGTGTTTAAAGGTTTTTGTAAAAGGAGATGAACAAAGGTTTGAAGAATTAAAACAAAGAGCACAATCTCTTGGATCCGCCTTCCAAAAGATTAATTTTTTAAGAGATCTTAAGAGTGATTTTGATGAGCGGGGAAGGATTTATTTTCCAGGTATAACAAACCATAGTTTATCTGATATTCAAAAGGCATCCATTGAGCAAGATATATTAGTTGATTTTAAAGAAGGTTTGGAAGGAATTAAACAACTCCCTGTAGGGGCAAAACTGGGTGTTTATCTGGCATTCAGGTATTACTACCGCTTATATTTGAAAATATCAACAGCGGGAGCTTCTGCCTTACTTGAAAAAAGATTTAGAATAAGTAATTTGCACAAGCTTAGCCTGCTTTGCAAATCTTATATAAGGTATCAGTTTAATCTGATTAGGTAAATTTCAATTGTTAAGAGGTTATGAATATGAACGACCGCACCAGTCAAAAGATCAGCTGGATTTTAGGGTCTTTCTCCCTGATCATGTTGGTACTGGCCATCATTCAGCCTGTTCATTTCCAATCATTGGAAAGAGAGGTGTCTGGGGTATCTGAAGTTACTTTTTTTGAAACAAAAATGCTTTATTGGGTGCATCATGCTTTGGCGGGCATTCCGGTTCTATTGTTGATCACATTATACCCTTTCTTTCCAGGGCGGTTTTACTTTTTTAAGAAATGGTGGAAACCAATATTGGCAGGTTCTGTATTTTTTATTTTATGGGATTTTGTATTTAGTAAATTGGGTATCTGGGGATTTAATGAGCGCTACATTTCCGGTCAGACCATATTTGGATTTCCAATTGAAGAAATCTGCTGGTTTCCCATTATAGCCATGTGCAGCCTTTTTGTGCATGAATTAGTCAGTAGGTTTTCTATTGACGAATCCAGATGGGCTTATGGAACGTTGGTGGTTGTTTTCTTGGGTATGCTTATCTTTTATGGACTTAATTATGATAAGATGTATTCAGGAGTTTCAGCAGCGGTCGTTAATTTGATATTATTTTGGTTTTGGCGAGGAGGAATTTTGGCAGAGATTGGTAGATTTTCAAGATCTTTTTTAGTTATTTTAATTCCGATGATTCTATTCGATGGTTTGTTGACCGGAATGTTTACCAAACAAGCTTTGGTAATCTATAATTTTGAAGAGTTTTCAGGGCAGAGAATTGGCAGTATTCCAATAGAAGATTTTATATTCGGGTATGGATTTTTATCCTTCTTAATTTTATTGCAAAATCGCTTCGCAACTATAAGTAAATCAACATTTTAAACATATAAAAAATAAAATTTGTTTTTTATATGAAAAAAAGTTGGTGAGAATGTATGAGGCGACATATCTTTGCAGTCCTTTAGCGAGAGAGCTGAAGAAAATACAAGGTTTAGTTGACAGATTTATCTGAGAGACAAAACCAAAAAGTTCATTGACAGGCTAGGGAGAGAAATGAAATGAAGAGGAAATATTTGGTAAGAAAGTGTAATTGAAGAGGAAGGAAGTTAATTTTTTTGAGCTAATGAGCATCAAAAGTTAGGAAAACTGTTCGAGTAAATTTATTAGAACCTTATTAATGGTGAGATGTCGTAAGATATTGAATTGTTAAAAAGTAGAAGATAAAGTACTATGGAGAGTTTGATCCTGGCTCAGGATGAACGCTAGCGGGAGGCTTAATACATGCAAGTCGAGCGGTAATTTAGGAATAGCAATATTTCTGAGCTAGAGCGGCGCACGGGTGAGTAACGCGTACACGACCTGCCCTTTACTGGGGGATAGCCTTGGGAAACTGAGATTAATACCCCATGGTATTATTATGCTGCATGGTATAATAATTAAAGCTGAGGCGGTAAAGGATGGGTGTGCGTCTGATTAGCTAGTTGGCAGGGTAACGGCCTACCAAGGCGATGATCAGTAGGGGGCGTGAGAGCGTGACCCCCCACACGGGTACTGAGACACGGACCCGACTCCTACGGGAGGCAGCAGTAAGGAATATTGGTCAATGGAGGGAACTCTGAACCAGCCATCCCGCGTGCAGGATGAAGGGGCTCTGCCCTGTAAACTGCTTTTGAATGGGACGAAAAAGCCTCACTTGTGAGGAACTGACGGTACCATTAGAATAAGCACCGGCTAACTCCGTGCCAGCAGCCGCGGTAATACGGAGGGTGCAAGCGTTATCCGGAATCACTGGGTTTAAAGGGTGCGTAGGCGGTTGTATAAGTCAGTGGTGAAAGGCCGTAGCTTAACTATGGGATTGCCATTGATACTGTATGACTTGAATGAGGTTGAGGTTGGCGGAATGTGGCATGTAGCGGTGAAATGCTTAGATATGCCATGGAACATCGATTGCGAAGGCAGCTGACTGGACCTGAATTGACGCTGAGGCACGAAAGCGTGGGGAGCGAACAGGATTAGATACCCTGGTAGTCCACGCCCTAAACGATGCTTACTCGTTGTTTGATCGAAAGATTGAGTGACTAAGCGAAAGCGATAAGTAAGCCACCTGGGGAGTACGACCGCAAGGTTGAAACTCAAAGGAATTGACGGGGGTCCGCACAAGCGGTGGAGCATGTGGTTTAATTCGATGATACGCGAGGAACCTTACCTGGACTAGAATGCGCGTGAATATGGGTGAAAGCTTATAGGCCTAGCAATAGGACACAAAGCAAGGTGCTGCATGGCTGTCGTCAGCTCGTGCCGTGAGGTGTTGGGTTAAGTCCCGCAACGAGCGCAACCCCTGTCTTTAGTTGCCATCATTAAGTTGGGCACTCTAGAGAGACTGCCGGCGTAAGCCGCGAGGAAGGTGGGGATGACGTCAAGTCATCATGGCCTTTATGTCCAGGGCGACACACGTGCTACAATGGCCGGTACAGAGGGTAGCGAAACCGCGAGGTGGAGCCAATCCCAGAAAGCCGGTCTCAGTTCGGATTGGAGTCTGCAACCCGACTCCATGAAGTTGGAATCGCTAGTAATCGCGCATCAGCCATGGCGCGGTGAATACGTTCCCGGACCTTGTACACACCGCCCGTCAAGCCATGGGAGCCGAGGGTACCTGAAGATGGTGACTTTACGGGGAGCTATCTAAGGTAAAATCGGTGACTGGGGCTAAGTCGTAACAAGGTAGCCGTACCGGAAGGTGCGGCTGGAATACCTCCTTTTAAGAGATGAGTATTTATACTCTATCACTACAGAGTCGGTACCAGTTTACTGGTCCACTCACAATTATTATTTGGAACTTTTCCTTGATGTTCCGTTACTCAGAATCTTCTGGAATTTTCAATTTGCTAATTGCCAATTCTGATTTATGAGTTTTTCTCCTTAGCACTACTGTCATGAAAAGTGAGGGTCATATGTGACGATTCGCTTTGTTATTAAATGTCAGGATATCCCGGTCGGCGGGCATTGTTGGTTCGAGTCCAAAAATATTCACAAAGTCGTAAGGAAAAGTTTTGTGAAATACACAAGTTGTGTATCTTTGCGGTCCTAAAACGACAAAAGTTCTTTGAAAGGTTGGATTAATTGAGAAAATGAGCGTCTGATAAGTGTTTAGTTGACTGTTTTATTATGCGACTATCAACTAAAGAATTGGAAGCGAATAAGGGCGCATGGTGGATGCCTTGGCTCTCGGAGTCGAAGAAGGACGTGGTAAGCTGCGATAAGCTGTGGGGAGCTGCAAACTAGCTTTGATCCGCAGATTTCCGAATGGGGGAACCCTCCAGATTGAAGATCTGGAATCCCACGTGAGTGGGAAGGAAACCCGGAGAACTGAAACATCTAAGTAACCGGAGGAAAAGAAAACAATTAAGTGATTCCGTAAGTAGTGGCGAGCGAAAGCGGAACAGCCCAAACCTTTGCACTTGTGCAAAGGGGTTGTAGGGCCGCACATGAACATTATATTGAAGCAGAAACTTTTGGAAAATTGTACCATAGAAGGTGACAGTCCTGTATGCGTAAGATATCTTGGAATAGCGGTACCCTGAGTAGGGCGGGGTTGGAGACGCCCTGTCTGAATCTGCCGGCACCATCCGGTAAGGCTAAATACTCCCGAGAGACCGATAGCGAACCAGTACTGTGAAGGAAAGGTGAAAAGAACCCCAAAAAGGGGAGTTAAAAGAACCTGAAACCATGCGCTTACAAGCGGTAGGAGCTCCAATTTATTGGGGTGACTGCGTGCCTTTTGCATAATGAGCCTACGAGTTGCTCCTCACTAGCAAGTTTAAGCCGTTCAGCGGCGAAGGCGTAGCGAAAGCGAGTCTTAACAGGGCGCATAGCTAGTGGGGGCAGACGCGAAACCGTGTGATCTACCCATGGGCAGGCTGAAGTCCCGATAATCTCGGGATGGAGGGCCGAACTAGTTGACGTTGAAAAGTCTTTGGATGACCTGTGGGTAGGGGTGAAAGGCTAATCAAACTCGGAGATAGCTCGTACTCCCCGAAATGCATTTAGGTGCAGCGTTGGAGTTAGAGTGTCACGGAGGTAGAGCTACCGATAGGGCTAGGGGGTTTCACCACCTACCAACCCCTGACGAACTCCGAATGCCGTGACATGTATCCAGCAGTGAGGCGGTGGGTGCTAAGGTCCATCGCCGAGAGGGAAACAACCCAGACCATCAGCTAAGGTCCCTAAGTATAAGTTAAGTTGAACAAACGAAGTGGAGATGCTATGACAGCTAGGATGTTGGCTTGGAAGCAGCCATTCATTTAAAGAGTGCGTAACAGCTCACTAGTCGAGCGTTTCTGCGCGGAAAATGATCGGGCATCAAACTTATCACCGAAGCTATGGATTGATTTCTTTTAGAAATCACTGGTAGGGGAGCATTCCAGCGACATTGAAGTTGTATCGTGAGATATGGTGGAGTTTCTGGAAAAGAAAATGTAGGCATAAGTAACGATTAAATAAGTGGAAAACTTATTCGCCGTAAGACTAAGGGTTCCTCGATCTATGCTAATCAGATCAGGGTTAGTCGGGTCCTAAGGTATAGCCGAGAGGCGAAGCCGATGGCAAGCTGGTTAATATTCCAGCACCTGTGTATATTGCGATGGGGTGACGAAGGAGCGTAAAGTCCGCCAACTTACGGAATAGTTGGTTAAAGTGCGTAGGTGTTGATCCGGTAGGCAAATCCGCCGGTGAACTGAAACATGATAGTACACTGATCCCTCCGGGGTGATGTGATAGTGACTCCAAGCAGGCTTCCAAGAAAAACCTCTAAGCTTCAGATATATACAGCCCGTACCGTAAACCGACACAGGTAGTCGAGTAGAATATACTCAGGCGCTCGAGTGAGTCATGGCTAAGGAACTAGGCAAATTAGTCTCGTAACTTCGGGAAAAGAGACCCCCCAATTCGTTGGGGGCGCAGAGAAATGGCCCAGGCGACTGTTTAGCAAAAACACAGGACTCTGCAAAATCGAAAGATGAAGTATAGGGTCTGACACCTGCCCGGTGCTGGAAGGTTAAGGAAGGGGGTTAGTCGCAAGGCGAAGCTCTTGACTGAAGCCCCAGTAAACGGCGGCCGTAACTATAACGGTCCTAAGGTAGCGAAATTCCTTGTCGGGTAAGTTCCGACCTGCACGAATGGTGTAACGATCTGGGCACTGTCTCAGCCATGAGCTCGGTGAAATTGAAGTATCGGTGAAGATGCCGGTTACCCGCCACGGGACGAAAAGACCCCGTGCACCTTTACTACAACTTCACATTGTGCTTGAATATAGGATGTGTAGGATAGGTGGGAGACTTTGAAGCGGTCACGCTAGTGGTCGTGGAGTCGTCCTTGAAATACCACCCTTCCTATATTTAGGTTCTAACCCCGTACCAACGGGGGACAGTGTGTGGTGGGTAGTTTGACTGGGGTGGTCGCCTCCTAAAAAGTAACGGAGGCTTGCAAAGGTGCCCTCAGCATGGTTGGTAATCATGCGCAGAGCGTATTAGTATAAGGGCGCTTGACTGAGAGATCGACGGATCGATCAGGTACGAAAGTAGGCTAAAGTGATCCGGTGGTTCCGCATGGAAGGGCCATCGCTCAAAGGATAAAAGGTACGCCGGGGATAACAGGCTGATCTCCCCCAAGAGCTCATATCGACGGGGAGGTTTGGCACCTCGATGTCGGTTCGTCACATCCTGGGGCTGGAGAAGGTCCCAAGGGTTCGGCTGTTCGCCGATTAAAGTGGCACGTGAACTGGGTTCAGAACGTCGCAAGACAGTTCGGTCTCTATCTGTGGTGGGCGTTGTAACATTGAAGGGAGCTGACTCTAGTACGAGAGGACCGAGTCGGACGTACCGCTAGTGTATCTGTTGTGCCGCCAGGTGCAGCGCAGAGTAGCTATGTACGGACTAGATAAGCGCTGAAAGCATCTAAGCGCGAAGCTATCCTTAAGATGAGTGTTACTGGGGTCGTAGAAGACTACTACGTTGATAGGCTATAGGTGTAAGCGTAGTAATACGTTCAGCTGAGTAGTACTAATTACCCCTTAGCTTCCTTTTTTTATTCTTTTCACTAAACAGCATCATTTTCTCATCCAACCTTTTTTTTTATTTGAATAATGTTTCAAATAATACAAATAATATCATCCATTCATTTGGATTAAATTATTGGTTTCTCCATTCCGGTGGAGAGCGGCTCATTGATCCGTATACCAAAAGTTTTAGGTGGCTTTAGCGCAGGGGTCCCACCTCTTCCCATTCCGAACAGAGAAGTTAAGCCCTGCTGCGCCGATGGTACTGGTTATTCCGGGAGAGTAGGTCGCCGCCGTTTTTTTTTTTTTTTACAATTAAGCCTTGTTAAGCATCTTGCATTACAAGGCTTTTTTATTTTAATGAACCAATTGATCCAATTCTCTCAATTCTGTTGCTTGGCTTACAAATTTGGAAGTGCAATCTAGAATACTTGATTTAATCATGGGCCCATTTTAAATAGCTTAGACTGGATAAGTCTGATGGTTTAGTCTCTACGTTAATTGTCCATCCAGCCAG is part of the Candidatus Vicinibacter affinis genome and encodes:
- a CDS encoding lycopene cyclase domain-containing protein; translation: MNDRTSQKISWILGSFSLIMLVLAIIQPVHFQSLEREVSGVSEVTFFETKMLYWVHHALAGIPVLLLITLYPFFPGRFYFFKKWWKPILAGSVFFILWDFVFSKLGIWGFNERYISGQTIFGFPIEEICWFPIIAMCSLFVHELVSRFSIDESRWAYGTLVVVFLGMLIFYGLNYDKMYSGVSAAVVNLILFWFWRGGILAEIGRFSRSFLVILIPMILFDGLLTGMFTKQALVIYNFEEFSGQRIGSIPIEDFIFGYGFLSFLILLQNRFATISKSTF
- a CDS encoding phytoene/squalene synthase family protein — protein: MNQRKLYDKVCIQMSERMTKEYSTSFSLGIRMFEKSFRQPIYAIYGFVRLADEIVDTFHEVDKAYYLKQIRAETKSAIENKLSLNPILHSFQETVHKYGINISYIDAFLDSMEMDLTMTRFNLEEYKKYIYGSAEVVGLMCLKVFVKGDEQRFEELKQRAQSLGSAFQKINFLRDLKSDFDERGRIYFPGITNHSLSDIQKASIEQDILVDFKEGLEGIKQLPVGAKLGVYLAFRYYYRLYLKISTAGASALLEKRFRISNLHKLSLLCKSYIRYQFNLIR
- the crtI gene encoding phytoene desaturase; amino-acid sequence: MSNNKIAVIGSGIAGMAAAIDLVSKGYHVEVFEKNSSHGGRGRAFAEQGFVFDMGPSWYWMPEVFEDFFKKHHEDLKDYFQLYRLDPSYRIFFQDRIIDAPAKMEETLKIFEEVEKGSSVFLQKFLDEAKYKYEVGMKEFVRKPALSIFEYLDKRILRSVLKLQMLKSIERVINKGVKNPNLRSWLSFPVLFLGAKPSETPALYSLMNYADLVLGTWFPKGGMIKLFDAFYQLALKKGVVFHFNAPVRKINIENNRVNSIILDDDSKEFDFVVAAADYHHVEQSLLDKPYRQYSERYWEKRAMAPGSLIFYVGLNIKAPNLLHHSLFFDADFETHADDIYVHKKWPEDPLFYVCTSSKTDPDVAPPGCENIFILMPIAAGIEDSQELREQYFEIIMSRMAEKCGLDLRPHIIYKKSYCTDNFISDYNSFKGNAYGLSNILRQTSLLKPRIRHKKVKNLYFAGQLSHPGPGLPPSMISGEIAAQLIHEKIKNQ